One part of the Aliivibrio fischeri ATCC 7744 = JCM 18803 = DSM 507 genome encodes these proteins:
- the ptsG gene encoding PTS glucose transporter subunit IIBC, with protein sequence MFKHLFASLQKVGKALMLPVSVLPVAGILLGVGAANFSFLPEVVSHLMEQAGGSVFGQMALLFAVGTALGFTNNDGVAGLAAVVGYGIMVATLKVMATVMGVDGIETGVLGGILAGGVAGWAFNKFYRIQLPEYLGFFAGKRAVPIVTGFASIALGLILSVVWPPIGGAIAAFSDWAAHQNPVAAFGIYGVIERSLIPFGLHHIWNVPFFYEAGSCVNNAGEHVNGIMTCFLTADDASRAAGNGFGQLAGGYLFKMFGLPAAAIAIAHSAKPENRAKVMGIMASAALTSFLTGITEPIEFAFLFVAPVLYAIHAVLAGVAYMLTNALGIVHGHTFSNGFIDFVVQSPRAENMLLLVGLGLVYAVVYYVVFRAVIKAMNLKTPGREDEDDTATKVTGSELAGELVAAFGGKENITNLDACITRLRVSVANVEAVNQDKLKQLGAAGVVVAGSGVQAIFGTKSDNLKTDMNEWISNN encoded by the coding sequence ATGTTTAAACACCTTTTTGCTAGTCTACAGAAAGTCGGTAAGGCGCTAATGCTGCCTGTATCAGTTCTTCCTGTTGCTGGTATTCTTTTAGGGGTTGGTGCAGCCAACTTTAGTTTCCTTCCAGAAGTGGTTTCTCACTTAATGGAACAAGCTGGTGGTTCAGTATTCGGTCAAATGGCTCTGCTATTTGCTGTTGGTACTGCACTTGGTTTTACAAACAATGATGGCGTTGCTGGTCTAGCTGCTGTTGTTGGTTATGGCATCATGGTTGCTACATTAAAAGTAATGGCAACTGTAATGGGTGTTGATGGCATTGAGACTGGTGTTCTTGGTGGTATCTTAGCTGGTGGTGTTGCTGGTTGGGCATTCAACAAGTTCTACCGTATTCAACTTCCTGAATACCTAGGTTTCTTCGCTGGTAAGCGTGCTGTGCCAATCGTAACTGGTTTTGCATCTATCGCTCTAGGTCTTATCCTATCAGTTGTATGGCCTCCAATCGGTGGTGCTATTGCAGCATTCTCTGACTGGGCTGCACATCAAAACCCAGTAGCTGCATTCGGTATCTACGGTGTTATTGAACGTTCTCTAATTCCTTTTGGTCTACACCATATCTGGAACGTACCGTTCTTCTACGAAGCTGGTTCTTGTGTGAACAATGCTGGTGAACACGTAAATGGTATCATGACTTGTTTCCTAACTGCTGATGATGCATCTCGTGCTGCAGGTAACGGCTTCGGTCAACTAGCTGGTGGTTACTTATTCAAAATGTTCGGTCTTCCTGCTGCTGCAATCGCAATTGCACACTCAGCAAAACCTGAAAACCGCGCTAAAGTAATGGGTATCATGGCATCTGCTGCGTTAACTTCATTCCTAACAGGTATTACTGAACCAATCGAATTCGCATTCCTATTCGTTGCTCCTGTACTGTACGCTATCCACGCTGTATTAGCTGGTGTTGCATACATGCTAACTAACGCATTAGGTATCGTTCACGGTCACACATTCTCAAATGGTTTCATTGACTTCGTTGTTCAATCTCCACGTGCTGAGAATATGCTTCTTCTTGTTGGTCTTGGTCTTGTTTACGCTGTTGTTTACTACGTAGTATTCCGCGCTGTAATCAAAGCAATGAATCTAAAAACACCTGGTCGTGAAGATGAAGATGATACTGCTACTAAAGTAACTGGTTCTGAACTAGCTGGTGAACTAGTTGCTGCATTCGGTGGTAAAGAGAACATCACTAACCTTGATGCTTGTATCACTCGTCTACGTGTTTCTGTAGCGAATGTTGAAGCTGTAAACCAAGATAAACTAAAACAACTTGGCGCTGCTGGTGTTGTTGTGGCTGGTTCTGGTGTACAAGCTATCTTCGGTACTAAGTCTGATAACCTTAAAACAGACAT